The Streptomyces luteogriseus genome includes a window with the following:
- the dusB gene encoding tRNA dihydrouridine synthase DusB, giving the protein MSTPLQIGPHTVRPPVVLAPMAGITNAPFRTLCREFSGGKGLFVSEMITTRALVERNEKTMQLIHFDASERPRSIQLYGVDPVTVGKAVRMIAEEDLADHIDLNFGCPVPKVTRKGGGSALPYKRNLLRAILREAVTGAGDLPVTMKMRKGIDDDHITFLDAGRIAVEEGVTAIALHGRTAAQHYGGTADWEAIARLKEHVPEIPVLGNGDIWSAEDALRMVRETGCDGVVVGRGCLGRPWLFSDLVAAFEGRTEDIARPALREVADVMVRHATLLGEWIGDESRGVIDFRKHVAWYLKGFAVGSEMRKRLAITSSLEELRSGLDELDLDQPWPTGADGPRGRTSGNNRVVLPDGWLKDPYDCAGVGEDAELDTSGG; this is encoded by the coding sequence ATGTCCACGCCCCTCCAGATCGGTCCGCACACCGTCCGGCCCCCCGTCGTCCTGGCCCCCATGGCCGGGATCACCAACGCGCCCTTCCGCACCCTGTGCAGGGAGTTCAGCGGTGGCAAGGGTCTGTTCGTCAGCGAGATGATCACCACCAGGGCGCTGGTCGAGCGCAACGAGAAGACCATGCAGCTCATCCACTTCGACGCGAGTGAGCGCCCCCGCTCCATCCAGCTGTACGGCGTGGACCCCGTGACCGTCGGCAAGGCCGTCCGCATGATCGCGGAGGAGGACCTCGCCGACCACATCGACCTCAACTTCGGCTGCCCCGTGCCGAAGGTCACCCGCAAGGGCGGCGGCTCCGCGCTGCCGTACAAGCGGAACCTGCTGCGGGCCATCCTGCGCGAGGCCGTCACCGGCGCCGGCGACCTGCCCGTGACGATGAAGATGCGCAAGGGCATCGACGACGACCACATCACCTTCCTCGACGCCGGCCGGATCGCCGTCGAGGAGGGCGTCACCGCCATCGCCCTGCACGGCCGCACCGCCGCCCAGCACTACGGCGGCACCGCCGACTGGGAGGCCATCGCCCGGCTGAAGGAGCATGTGCCGGAGATCCCGGTGCTCGGCAACGGCGACATCTGGTCGGCCGAGGACGCCCTGCGGATGGTGCGCGAGACCGGCTGCGACGGGGTGGTCGTGGGCCGCGGCTGCCTGGGGCGGCCCTGGCTCTTCTCCGACCTGGTCGCCGCCTTCGAGGGCCGCACCGAGGACATCGCCCGTCCCGCCCTGCGCGAGGTCGCCGACGTCATGGTCCGGCACGCCACCCTGCTCGGGGAGTGGATCGGCGACGAGTCCCGGGGCGTGATCGACTTCCGCAAGCACGTCGCCTGGTACCTGAAGGGCTTCGCGGTCGGTTCCGAGATGCGCAAGCGTCTCGCGATCACCTCGTCCCTGGAGGAGCTGCGCTCCGGCCTGGACGAGCTGGACCTCGACCAGCCCTGGCCCACCGGCGCCGACGGGCCCCGGGGCCGCACCTCCGGCAACAACCGCGTGGTGCTGCCGGACGGCTGGCTGAAGGACCCCTACGACTGCGCCGGAGTCGGCGAGGACGCCGAGCTCGACACCTCGGGCGGCTGA
- a CDS encoding sulfatase-like hydrolase/transferase → MPVFTRSSDSSQPGDGVSEAEEEQAGGEREEDEREAAAAPGPGHAPSPTLPGHRLTRLRAWRTRHPRAARALRLATTALAAALVLGALLLPNTLPALKAAGFARIPAEAVIGAVVVLALPRRPRLVAAVLYGLGLTVLTTVNLLDMGFNEYLGRGFNAALDWDLLPDAQAYVEDTLGGGVATAVTVGAVVLVLLVAAVMVAATIRLAHVLARHRVRATKGALIAGTVWVTCSALGLTLFGGPIASERGAGALRVHAQRTVESLRDEAAFVRQSKADTFGNTPPGELLPDLRGKDVIFTFIESYGRSAIEDPVMAPGVDRTLDASTAALEKAGFAARSGWLTSATYGGSSWLGHSTTMSGLWIDNQRRYRTVSAGDHLTLTKAFQKTGAWDTVGVMPGVQKGWPEEKWYGLDKLYDAFDLGYQGPKFSWSTMPDQYALEAFQRRVHGKKRDKPLMSFVILTSSHQPWAPIPKMVGWDELGDGSVFDAIQKAGNKASDVITDTTKSREEYGRSIQYSVTSLTQWLERYGTDDTVLVFLGDHQPIARVSGNGASRDVPVSIVAKDPRVLDKVADWNWTEGLKPGRDAPVWKMSAFRDRFLKAFGSTPHPSKG, encoded by the coding sequence GTGCCTGTCTTCACACGCTCCAGCGACTCGTCGCAGCCTGGCGACGGCGTGTCCGAGGCCGAGGAGGAGCAGGCGGGCGGGGAGAGGGAGGAGGACGAGAGAGAGGCAGCGGCAGCACCCGGTCCGGGCCATGCCCCCTCCCCGACTCTGCCCGGGCACCGCCTCACCCGCCTCCGCGCCTGGCGCACCCGCCACCCCCGGGCCGCCCGCGCCCTTCGCCTCGCCACCACCGCCCTCGCCGCCGCCCTGGTCCTCGGGGCTCTGCTGCTGCCCAACACCCTCCCCGCCCTCAAGGCGGCCGGCTTCGCGCGGATCCCGGCCGAGGCGGTCATCGGGGCCGTCGTCGTGCTGGCGCTGCCGCGCCGGCCCCGGCTGGTGGCGGCGGTGCTGTACGGGCTGGGTCTCACCGTCCTGACCACGGTGAACCTGCTCGACATGGGGTTCAACGAGTACCTGGGCCGGGGTTTCAACGCCGCGCTCGACTGGGACCTGCTGCCCGACGCGCAGGCGTACGTCGAGGACACGCTGGGCGGGGGCGTCGCGACCGCCGTCACCGTCGGCGCCGTGGTGCTGGTGCTGCTGGTGGCGGCCGTCATGGTCGCGGCGACGATCCGGCTCGCGCACGTGCTGGCCCGCCACCGGGTGCGGGCGACCAAGGGCGCCCTGATCGCCGGCACCGTCTGGGTCACCTGCTCCGCACTGGGCCTGACCCTGTTCGGCGGCCCGATCGCCTCCGAGCGCGGGGCGGGTGCCCTCCGGGTGCACGCGCAGCGGACGGTGGAGTCGCTGCGGGACGAGGCGGCGTTCGTGCGGCAGTCGAAGGCGGACACCTTCGGGAACACCCCGCCCGGCGAACTGCTGCCGGACCTGCGCGGCAAGGACGTGATCTTCACGTTCATCGAGAGCTACGGCCGCAGCGCCATCGAGGACCCGGTCATGGCACCCGGCGTCGACCGGACCCTGGACGCGAGCACCGCCGCCCTGGAGAAGGCCGGGTTCGCCGCCCGCAGCGGCTGGCTGACCTCGGCGACGTACGGCGGCAGCAGCTGGCTCGGCCACTCCACGACCATGTCCGGCCTGTGGATCGACAACCAGCGGCGCTATCGCACGGTCAGCGCCGGCGACCACCTCACCCTCACCAAGGCCTTCCAGAAGACCGGCGCCTGGGACACGGTCGGCGTCATGCCGGGCGTGCAGAAGGGATGGCCGGAGGAGAAGTGGTACGGCCTCGACAAGCTCTACGACGCCTTCGACCTGGGCTACCAGGGGCCGAAGTTCAGCTGGTCGACCATGCCCGACCAGTACGCGCTGGAGGCGTTCCAGCGGCGGGTGCACGGGAAGAAGCGGGACAAGCCGCTGATGTCGTTCGTCATCCTGACCTCCAGCCACCAGCCCTGGGCGCCCATCCCGAAGATGGTCGGCTGGGACGAACTCGGCGACGGCTCGGTCTTCGACGCGATCCAGAAGGCGGGCAACAAGGCGTCGGACGTCATCACCGACACCACCAAGTCCCGCGAGGAGTACGGCAGGTCCATCCAGTACTCGGTCACCAGCCTCACCCAGTGGCTGGAGCGCTACGGCACCGACGACACCGTCCTGGTCTTCCTCGGCGACCACCAGCCCATCGCCCGGGTCAGCGGGAACGGAGCCAGCCGGGACGTGCCGGTGTCGATCGTCGCGAAGGACCCGAGGGTCCTGGACAAGGTAGCCGACTGGAACTGGACGGAGGGCCTCAAGCCCGGCCGCGACGCGCCCGTGTGGAAGATGAGCGCCTTCCGCGACCGCTTCCTGAAGGCGTTCGGCTCCACACCGCACCCCTCCAAGGGCTGA
- a CDS encoding amylo-alpha-1,6-glucosidase: protein MTDRHHLLVHGRTFAAVGDRGDISGYRGGSAPDGMFVRDARHLSRWQLTVDGAVPDTLSPVADGDTARCVLVPRGGRDEPPAYTLFREQAVGDSAFVESLRVTSNRPVPTTVHLAVTADADFTDQFELRSDHRTYTKAGAVRSRRVLGHGVEFAYRRGEWRSVTTVTADPQPDAVEETGTGARRLSWALDLEPHGTAELTLRVMARPHGDRRALRVPRSPAAVQRQLRSQEDEFVQGVAFPEGWPELAAACTRGLADLAALQVPATGPDGEDLRVPAAGAPWFLTLLGRDALLTSLFALPYRPRPAAATLAALAATQATGTGADGIAQPGKIVHEVRHGELAHFGQVPYGRYYGSVDATPLFLVLLGSYTEHTGDTGPARRLEPHARAAVTWMLDHGGLTSRGYLVYRADQGGLANQNWKDSPGAICSAEGTRPHGPVTAAGAQGYAYDALRRTAGLARTVWQDTTYAHLLEQTAGDLRDRFQRDFWMPEHSFPALALDGRGQQVDALASDAGHLLWSGLLDKEYGELVGRRLLEPDFFSGWGVRTLAAGQPAYHPLSYHRGSVWPHDNALIALGLARYGLHDEARAIAHGLVDAAGATGHRLPEVLAGYDRDTHPEPVPYPHACVRESRSASAPLALLTAVGVV from the coding sequence ATGACGGACCGGCATCATCTGCTCGTGCACGGCCGGACGTTCGCCGCCGTCGGCGACCGCGGCGACATCAGCGGCTACCGGGGCGGCAGCGCCCCGGACGGCATGTTCGTACGGGACGCCCGGCATCTGAGCCGGTGGCAGCTCACCGTCGACGGGGCGGTGCCCGACACGCTGTCTCCGGTGGCCGACGGGGACACCGCGCGGTGTGTGCTCGTCCCGCGCGGCGGCCGCGACGAACCGCCCGCGTACACGCTCTTCCGCGAACAGGCCGTCGGGGACTCCGCGTTCGTGGAGTCGCTGCGCGTCACCAGCAACCGCCCGGTGCCGACGACGGTCCATCTCGCGGTCACCGCCGACGCCGACTTCACCGACCAGTTCGAGCTGCGCTCCGACCACCGCACCTACACCAAGGCCGGGGCCGTCCGCTCCCGCCGCGTGCTCGGGCACGGCGTGGAGTTCGCCTACCGGCGCGGCGAGTGGCGGTCCGTCACGACCGTGACGGCCGATCCCCAGCCGGACGCCGTGGAGGAGACCGGCACCGGCGCCCGCCGTCTGTCGTGGGCCCTGGACCTCGAACCGCACGGCACCGCCGAGCTGACCCTGCGGGTCATGGCCCGCCCGCACGGCGACCGGCGTGCCCTGCGCGTGCCCCGCTCCCCCGCCGCCGTCCAGCGGCAACTGCGCTCCCAGGAGGACGAGTTCGTCCAGGGGGTGGCTTTCCCGGAGGGCTGGCCCGAGCTGGCCGCCGCCTGCACCCGGGGGCTCGCCGACCTCGCCGCCCTCCAGGTCCCGGCGACCGGCCCGGACGGCGAGGACCTGCGCGTCCCGGCCGCCGGCGCCCCCTGGTTCCTGACCCTGCTGGGCCGGGACGCCCTGCTGACCTCGCTGTTCGCGCTGCCCTACCGGCCGCGGCCGGCCGCCGCCACCCTGGCCGCGCTCGCCGCGACCCAGGCCACCGGAACCGGCGCCGACGGGATCGCCCAGCCCGGCAAGATCGTGCACGAGGTACGCCATGGCGAACTGGCCCACTTCGGCCAGGTCCCCTACGGCCGCTACTACGGCTCGGTCGACGCCACCCCGCTGTTCCTCGTCCTGCTCGGCTCGTACACCGAGCACACCGGCGACACGGGCCCGGCCCGCCGTCTCGAACCCCACGCCCGGGCCGCCGTCACCTGGATGCTCGACCACGGCGGCCTCACCTCGCGCGGCTACCTCGTCTACCGCGCCGACCAGGGCGGCCTCGCCAACCAGAACTGGAAGGACTCCCCCGGCGCCATCTGCTCGGCCGAAGGCACCCGCCCGCACGGCCCGGTGACGGCGGCGGGCGCCCAGGGCTACGCCTACGACGCCCTGCGCCGCACGGCGGGTCTCGCCCGTACGGTGTGGCAGGACACCACGTACGCCCATCTGTTGGAGCAGACGGCCGGGGATCTGCGCGACCGTTTCCAGCGGGACTTCTGGATGCCTGAGCACTCCTTCCCCGCCCTCGCGCTGGACGGCCGGGGCCAGCAGGTCGACGCGCTGGCCTCCGACGCCGGGCACCTGCTGTGGTCGGGGCTGCTGGACAAGGAGTACGGCGAACTGGTCGGCCGACGGCTCCTCGAACCGGACTTCTTCTCCGGCTGGGGCGTGCGCACCCTGGCCGCCGGGCAGCCGGCGTACCACCCGCTCTCCTACCACCGCGGCTCGGTCTGGCCGCACGACAACGCGCTGATCGCCCTGGGCCTGGCCCGCTACGGACTGCACGACGAGGCGCGGGCGATCGCCCACGGCCTGGTCGACGCGGCGGGCGCCACCGGCCACCGGCTCCCGGAGGTCCTCGCGGGCTACGACCGCGACACGCACCCGGAGCCGGTGCCGTACCCGCACGCGTGCGTGCGTGAATCCCGTTCCGCGTCAGCCCCGTTGGCGCTGCTCACGGCGGTCGGCGTGGTCTGA
- a CDS encoding MGH1-like glycoside hydrolase domain-containing protein: protein MDRTAQRAPRPPGRTVAYEPSSAASPLHVRAAAVLEAGWTGTSTVPSRGLYPHQWSWDSAFIAIGLRHLSPLRAQTELETLLAAQWTDGRIPHIVFNPSVPLDAYFPSPDFWCSSTAGRTAGAPRTVQTSGIVQPPVHALAAWLVHLADPGLSRARGFLTRAYPRLAAWHGYLLHRRDLGGGGLVSVVHPWEQGMDNSPCWDRPLSRVTPAPARSFRRADLDHGAPEDRPTDLDYGRYVRLAADYRDRGYADGPGDFAVEDPAFNALLAASEYALDRIARELGVTGPARRARAERLTEALVERLWDPAAGMFLCRDVRAGETIPERGVSGLIPLLLPALPRGLAATLVRTMCGPHFGLGGTTRLVPSFDLLGEAFDPHRYWRGPAWFNTNWLLERGLRRHGARGRADALRKGMLHTAGASGFAEYVDPYTAQACGVTGFGWTAALTLDLLHDRPARGGNGLTAIKGEDRA, encoded by the coding sequence GTGGACCGCACCGCCCAACGCGCCCCGCGTCCCCCAGGACGCACCGTTGCATACGAACCGTCCAGTGCCGCGTCTCCCCTGCACGTGAGGGCCGCCGCCGTGCTGGAGGCAGGCTGGACGGGGACGTCCACGGTGCCCTCGCGCGGCCTGTATCCGCACCAGTGGTCGTGGGACTCGGCGTTCATCGCGATCGGCCTCCGGCACCTCTCGCCGTTACGGGCCCAGACGGAGCTGGAGACGCTGCTGGCGGCCCAGTGGACGGACGGGCGGATCCCGCACATCGTCTTCAACCCCTCCGTCCCCCTCGACGCGTACTTCCCGAGCCCCGACTTCTGGTGCTCGTCGACCGCCGGGCGCACCGCCGGCGCCCCGCGCACCGTACAGACCTCCGGGATCGTGCAGCCACCGGTCCACGCCCTGGCCGCGTGGCTGGTGCACCTCGCCGACCCGGGCCTGTCCAGGGCGCGCGGCTTCCTCACCCGGGCGTACCCCCGGCTGGCCGCCTGGCACGGCTACCTCCTGCACCGGCGCGACCTCGGCGGGGGCGGGCTGGTGTCCGTGGTGCACCCCTGGGAACAGGGTATGGACAACAGCCCCTGCTGGGACCGCCCGTTGTCCCGGGTCACCCCGGCCCCGGCCCGCTCCTTCCGCCGCGCCGACCTCGACCACGGCGCCCCCGAGGACCGGCCGACGGATCTGGACTACGGGCGGTACGTACGGCTGGCGGCCGACTACCGGGACCGTGGGTACGCCGACGGCCCCGGCGACTTCGCCGTGGAGGACCCGGCGTTCAACGCCCTGCTCGCCGCGTCCGAGTACGCCCTGGACCGGATCGCCCGCGAGCTCGGCGTGACCGGCCCGGCTCGGCGGGCCCGCGCGGAGCGCCTGACGGAGGCTCTGGTGGAGCGGCTGTGGGACCCGGCGGCAGGCATGTTCCTGTGCCGGGACGTGCGCGCCGGGGAAACGATCCCGGAGCGCGGCGTCTCCGGGCTGATCCCCCTGCTGCTGCCGGCCCTGCCCCGCGGCCTCGCGGCCACCCTGGTCCGCACGATGTGCGGCCCGCACTTCGGCCTCGGCGGCACGACCCGCCTGGTCCCGAGCTTCGATTTGCTGGGCGAGGCCTTCGACCCGCACCGCTACTGGCGCGGCCCGGCCTGGTTCAACACCAACTGGCTGCTGGAGCGCGGGCTGCGGCGGCACGGCGCACGCGGCCGGGCCGACGCCCTGCGCAAGGGCATGCTGCACACCGCCGGCGCCTCCGGCTTCGCGGAGTACGTCGACCCATACACGGCACAGGCCTGCGGCGTCACCGGTTTCGGCTGGACCGCCGCGCTCACGCTCGACCTGCTGCACGACCGACCCGCACGGGGCGGGAACGGCCTCACGGCGATCAAGGGAGAGGACCGGGCATGA
- a CDS encoding ROK family protein, protein MTGQPGRTGRGAGQASAGELLELVRSRRAVTRGALQQATGLSRATVGQRLERLFRAGWLREGAGGPVDSPLGGRPSITLEFDDEHAVVLVADLDTRHARAAVLSLSGEILAEHSGTLVIEDGPDAVLGELGRWFAELLVKTGHGAEAVCGVGLAVPGPVDTETGRVVQPPIMPGWDGYDIRGRLAGALTEHAGAAGVPVLVDNDANLMAYGEQRAGYPGCSAFVLVKVSTGIGAGVVVDGAVFRGVDGGAGDIGHIRVPEGAGALCRCGSYGCLAAVASGGAVARRLAETGVPAASGSDVRDLLASGHPEAVGLAREAGRRVGDVLATVVTLLNPGVLMIAGDLAGTPFLTGVRELLYQRALPRSTAHLDVVTARLGERAALVGAGAMVVEHLYAPQRVEERLRALGV, encoded by the coding sequence ATGACCGGACAGCCCGGGAGAACCGGACGCGGCGCGGGTCAGGCGAGCGCCGGTGAACTGCTCGAACTGGTGCGCAGCCGACGCGCCGTGACCCGGGGTGCCCTGCAGCAGGCGACCGGACTGTCCCGGGCCACCGTCGGGCAGCGGCTGGAGCGGCTCTTCCGCGCGGGCTGGCTGCGCGAGGGCGCCGGGGGGCCGGTGGACTCCCCGCTGGGCGGGCGGCCCTCCATCACCCTGGAGTTCGACGACGAGCACGCGGTGGTCCTGGTCGCCGACCTCGACACCCGGCACGCCCGGGCGGCCGTGCTGTCGCTGAGCGGCGAGATCCTCGCCGAGCACTCCGGAACCCTCGTCATCGAGGACGGACCGGACGCCGTGCTCGGCGAACTCGGGCGATGGTTCGCCGAGTTGCTGGTCAAGACCGGGCACGGGGCCGAGGCGGTCTGCGGCGTGGGTCTCGCGGTGCCCGGCCCGGTCGACACCGAGACCGGCCGTGTCGTCCAGCCGCCGATCATGCCCGGCTGGGACGGCTACGACATAAGGGGCCGGCTGGCCGGGGCGCTCACCGAGCACGCGGGCGCCGCCGGGGTGCCCGTGCTGGTGGACAACGACGCCAACCTCATGGCCTACGGCGAACAGCGCGCCGGCTATCCCGGCTGCTCCGCCTTCGTGCTGGTGAAGGTCTCCACCGGTATCGGCGCCGGGGTCGTGGTGGACGGCGCGGTGTTCCGGGGCGTCGACGGCGGCGCCGGCGACATCGGGCACATCCGGGTGCCGGAGGGCGCGGGGGCGCTGTGCCGGTGCGGTTCCTACGGCTGTCTGGCCGCCGTGGCGAGCGGCGGCGCGGTGGCGCGGCGGCTGGCGGAGACCGGGGTGCCGGCGGCCTCCGGCTCGGACGTACGGGACCTGCTGGCGTCCGGGCACCCGGAGGCGGTCGGACTCGCCCGGGAGGCCGGGCGCCGGGTCGGGGACGTTCTCGCGACCGTCGTGACACTGCTCAATCCCGGCGTGCTGATGATCGCCGGGGATCTGGCCGGAACTCCCTTCCTGACAGGAGTGCGCGAACTGCTGTACCAGCGGGCGCTGCCCCGCTCCACCGCCCACCTGGACGTGGTCACCGCACGGCTGGGTGAGAGGGCCGCGCTGGTGGGAGCCGGTGCCATGGTCGTGGAGCACCTCTACGCGCCCCAGCGGGTCGAGGAGCGGCTGCGCGCGCTCGGGGTGTGA